TAAAGTCATGGGAACAAGATCTGCAGATCTTTTGCCTCAGAATTATATGATCATTAACTGCCACTGACACTAGGGGGGACGTTAAGCACACATGTtgcagcatgcagcatgcagcatgcagcatGGCCGCCATGAACTTGGTTTGTAATTGAGCCATGAAAGGATAGCCGAGGCAGCTGTAACTTCAACAACAAGGAGACTCGTTTGTCTAAGCCTTTAATTCGacttgcatttaatttgctgcTCATTTGCCGCATCATTCGATATTCACATTAAATCCATTTAGCTCAACTGCAATGCGCATCATCAAATTTCAAGGAAAATCTCTGCCACATTTGAGGCACATTTCCGGCGTATTTTTCGCAGCTGAATCAAAGGCAAATGGTAATCCCCTTGGAGCACCTACAACATTAGATCAGCgtttatttaaactatttatttctGGCGATTAAGTCTCAATTATGCAAGCGGAGTGTTTATGTTTGCCTCGTGCCTCTTGTGTGCATGACTTTGCCGCTTCTTGGGGCAACTTGGCAACATTGTGTGCGTGTATCATTTTCATGGCATCAATTTGGggaatttattgtttatactTAGTTAAacgcacacaaacacttaataaacaatttagcCAATATTCAtgctgttttttgttgtagttatcgttgttgctgcaattgttgctagTGGAAATTTAGTACTTTTCGCCGGAAAATTATAGCCAAAACATAACAAACACTCTGCAGAGACtcatatgaatataaaatcgAAGAGATATCAGTATCTGTATTGTGTAAgactttatttttggcaattaaCTTGAACTACATAAATTCCGATTCGGCTATGAATAATCGAAACGGATTGTGtacatatatcaaaatattgacTTAAATTAGAGTTAAGCTTTctgttgattgtttttttgACGCTGATCttcaaatcattaaaaattgagTCAAGTTCAAAGACGTTACGAGTCACAAAGTTTCGCTTTGTGTAATGACAGCAAGTGTTATGGCCAACTTAATGGCCACACAAagcaaaaacacacaaactCATGCAACAAGTGCCCTAAAATGTTTAGTTTGTACTATTAAACCAGAGACGTAATTGTTAAGAGACACTGTCTATTGACCCGGCCCAAAGCTGTTGCTCCCTTATAGccttaaaagttgaaaaactacaaaaaatttttcaaaaaaacttGAATAGATTGTGAAATTTCCTAATACTTTCATAGCCAGAATTTCTCAAGAATACTAGATATATCTATAGTTTTTTggggaatattttaaatatatattcccGCGAATTTTGATTCAATCTGTAATCATCAGACACGTGTCGTTAGACGGGTCATATGTTGGCCACATTCTGACGCAATTCCGCAGAACAAAGCGGGcccaaaagccaaacaacaccaacaagaGCGACAACGGCCTCGGTGGCtgcatctgctgctgctgccgttgacAATGAGGAAAACTGATTTTcctatatttttgtattttttttttttttcaagtggCAAAGGCAGTTTTTcgcaaaaactttaaaatacttgACGAATGGATGCGCTAACTGGCAGTTGGTCAGAGTCTGGTGGAGGGAACAAGTTTCGAGTGTTTAATAGGCATTTGTGTGTCGGCCACCGCGTCGGCAGCTTTATGactttggccaaaaataaaactcacacAGTGCTGCGGTCATCTGCCAACTGGCAAATGCCAGCGCTTTAGATCATACAAAAGATATGTCCAGTCTGGTGTCTGGTGCGTGAGAGCAACTGCCTCAGCTTCATCAAGATCTATCAGCGGCAGCAGAGCATCTGAGTCGCTGTCAACTTTGAACTGCTTGCCTGTTTCACTTCAATACCAAAGTtttccatgttttttttttttaatctttaccTTGTGCTgatgctttttgtttttggggtaGCACTTCAAAGCACACGCACTTCACCTACGCCGGGCACCCAATTTAGACGCAACTCTTGgggataaatatttacatttcaatacgaaattttgatttgatttttgtgttcgcacacacacacacccctacacacacaaacacataataCAGGCATATTTCTAAAGCTAACAAAAGCAGCGGTAAAACAAAACGGCTGTCGATACAGGTAACATCCAACAGGCAACGGATTTACTTTTGGCCAATAGCCAGTGGACAGGGGAGTACATTTTTTAACCGGAAATTTCAATATGGGTCAGCATTCCcaatatgcaatattttaaaatgaagacATTCCTTTAATATTAGTTAGTTGGAATACTTGACTGCCTTTATAGCTCCTGCATAAAAAACTGTGCTATACACGTAATTAAACGAAAATTGTGGCTGAGTTTCTAACATAAAAGTTTGCTCTTCTTTTATGACTCGCATAATTGTTTAGATTGCAGCTGTGGAAATTCCTGGAAGCTGTTAAAATAAAGAGACCATAGACTATATAGAAAATCTCTTAAAGTGATTTGTCatctaattattttataaaatactttttcaagCTTGTGTGTTTGCACTTTATAAAAAAGCATCTGCTTAATAGCTGACAGCAATCAGGACAAACAGGATGCTTTGGAAATTGTtggaaaaatgttgcaattttcattaaCAAACTTCAATTAAGTGGGCAATGTAATTTGGCATGCAAACAGAATGTTGGCCAGGATAATAGCAGTCGCGCAGTGTCAATACCGGAGCGCCTGTTGCTCAGTCAGCACGTACACAGGACATActccctcacacacacacacacacacagagagagagagagagagagagagacatgtGAGCGGTAGCAGGACATTCAGTGGATGCAGTCAGCCAACCAGCCAGGCAGGAGTCAAGTCAAGTGTTTGCACATGTagttcaaatgaaattaaaattcgcATTCACACTGTAATTTGTGGGCCACACAAAAGGAATCAATTTCATGCCAAACACGATAGTGGTGCTCATGGTGCTGCTGGATGTCAATTGTATCTGTGGGATACATATTTGTCAGATGCTTACCGCAACCGCCTCGATAAATCCATTTCGCTGCTGATTTGTATTAATCGACAGCGTTTGGCTCTCCACTTGACAAACTTCTTGGACAAATAACACAAATGcgtatactatatatgtatatatttttatttatatgtatgtatgtttatatggAAGTCCACTTGAAATGTATCTCActtgagttttaattatttttgcacagtTATCACAATGAAATCGAACATTTGTACGCACTTGCGCTTGCGCATTGCCAACAAGGACACGTTTAAGGGGGAGGAATAGGAGGAGGACAATTCACTAGACTTTATCGGTGTCCTCGATATCCTTCTCGCTACAcgatcacaatcacaatcacgaTCACACCACACCCGCAGGGTTAGAGCGCACGCCACCAACTGATCTGTACGAGACACGATCGCTCTAATTCTGCTCCAGCACCACAAGGCCTCGTTTCTGCCTCTgcttctgcctctgcctcagtcgctgttgctgctgctgtcgacgATCGCTGTCGGCGTCAAAGCATTTGTGGCGATAGTGACTTTGTGCTTCCGTTTGCCTTTTGTGTGTTCTCTCCCTCTAATCAGCGAACAACTGGATAAAGGGTTTAGGCAGTTACTCTTTGAATATGAGATATTCCAAAATTCGAgtggttttaaataaattgaaacagTCGCGATCACTGACGATGCAATTGATCCTTTTCAACCGGCTTCTCACAGCCCACACAGAAGACTGACTTCGATGCGCTTCTTGTAAACAGGGTTTCACTCTCTATCTCCAACTGGTTCTCtacctctctttctctttctcactctctttgtCTTTCTCAGCAACTTTGCAAGTGATCTTCATGCGTTGCACGCGTGTGAAGATCGCGATGTATGCGTGGTGTTGAAAATATCTGACAGTTGAGGATTCAAAGTCGCTCACatgttgaaattgaaattaaagttgCAGTCAAGATCATTTAACGACCCTAATGAGCGGATACTGATGAACACATGTCGACAGCATTACAGAAGCGAGGGTCCTTTGTCGATCCTTATCCATAATATACACATCTACATTCATATACATGTACATCGCTCATTTCGGCTTAATTGCTGCCAACACATGTGAATGTTTactttgattttgcattttttaacaaGCCAGACAAATTTAGACACAGGGCAGGACACATGATATGCATATGCAACTGCATCTCCATTAAATGCTGTGGGATGTTGCAGACAAATTCATTCAACAATTTCACCAGCGACATTGCCGGACATATCGAAATACATTGTATCTGTTACTATTAATTGTACGAGTTCATTCATaaattactaattttttaatatcttagtCATTTCGTCTGCTGAATATTTCCGCTTTcctattttattcaatttccgTGTCTCGAATCTCAACAACTGATATAGCATAATCTCCACGAGTAGTCCCTGTTTCcgttggttttatttttggggtTCTAAAAAATGCGCTACTGTTATCATCCGATACGGAACCACAAACTTAACGTATAGGTTTTTTTAAGCGTGCTTCATGCACACTGTCACAAAAACTATGTTACTTTTATGAAACAATAATTTCGACTATAACTTACCAACATAtagcaacaattaaaaaaagtgttaaatctcaaatttaaaaattcttttccTTTTCATGCAATTTCTAATTTGTTGACTTATGTTTAGCTTAAATTGTGtgacttaataaataatttactagTTCCTTTATACAAGATTAGTCGCTTTGAAGTAAAGCTATTTTGTGTTGAGTACAACTTcggaatttatattaatattacgtTTGATAttcctaaatttaaatatatggtATCTGTGATAATAACATAGAGATGTCTGTGGTTGACACAACAAAACTAAATCTAAGTGTGCTAATACTtagtttaaactttataaaatgcttaataaaatatgaagaaaataTTCTTTGATACACAAACTTTGACCACACAATACATTTCTACTCATTTATAGTTGAAAAGTTTAAGCGTATCCGAATTCAGTcaaatttattacataatatttaaagtacaTATTGTCTAGACTTTCGTACCAATGTTATATTTCAGATTGAGTTATATAAGCTCGTTATCCAATGCCTAAAAATAGAATAGGGTTTTATCAAGAGGGCCACAGGGAAAATTAGCTAATTCGAGCAAGTAAGCCGCAGTGCGAATAACAAAAAGCCGAGCAAAATTCAAGGCAAACATTTAATACAGAATTGcgattatattaaataatatgtataatatgcGATgtggtttaaataaaaagcattcATTCATGAATGTTGACTGTAGAACTAAGCGCTAATTGGCCACCCTCAACGGAAATCGTTTATCAGAAAAGCAAGAAGAAAACgctctggtctggtctggtctggttaGATTCTCAGCCTATGCCTTGGTGTGGGTGAACTCCAATTAGGATTGCTTTGACCCATTTAGGCAGCTTCCGTCATGGCATGCACATGGACAGCCAGGGGCGCTCTCAGTCGCAGTCTGCGTCGCCGTCGTGGTTGTCGCAGCGGTTGCTAACGGCTTATCAGCGACAGTTTCGCTGCGGCAGCGACGTTATCCTAAGCACAAGGCATGTGGGTGAAGGGTGGCAGTAGCAGCAGTAAGATCAACAGGAAGTCGGATAATGGGATTCGGTTTATATACacaatatataatacaaaactATAGATATATGTAAAGCTGATAACAAAATAAGCGGCAAACAATAGAAAGTCTGCTCTCAAGCGGCAAAGTCACTAGAAACCAGGATCCCAATCCGTTTGCTGTGCTTCCATGTGCGTCGTATAGCATTGCAATGTGTCGCCCGCTTGTGGCAACACCTTCGTGTCCTTAAGCCGCAATCCACATTCCACATCTTTCTTAATCGAATCCACCTCGTTTTTCAAATGCCGCATCGACTCCAAGGCGCCATCGTAAATAATCTCTCCATCTCTGAGAAGCCGAAACCTTTGGCTTTTCTTGAGAACGCCTTTGGTGCAACGGCAGCCAGCGACAGGAATCTCCTTGCGTCCCTCATTGATGAAGAAGTGTTGCAGCACATTGGCTTCGCCAAGTTGCTCCTCGACCTCTACAGATGGCAGTTTGCTGCTGAGCTGCTCCTTTAGATCATCAATCAGATGATAAATGACATTGTAACTCTTCACAGTCACATCCCTGGCCAACTTTGGCTGTGGTGTTTCCACAGAAAACGCATAGATGATGGCATTAAAGGCCTTAGCCAGCTCAAGGTCACCTTCTGTGACATTGCCCACGCCATAATGCACAATGTCCAGGCGGCAGCGATCATTGCTATTGTAAGTTTCAAGTACATCCAGTAAGGCCTCCACAGATCCGTGCACATCACCCTTGATGATGACACTGACTCGGGGACAACCATCATTCGGATCAACCTGTTTAACCCTCTGACCTCCTCGCACTCTAAACCTTCCAGCCAGTCGGCGAGCCTCGCGCTCCGCTCGGTACTTGGCCTGATGCTCCTCCTCCTTTTTACGAATCTCATCGCTGCTCGATTCGATCTTCTCCTGCTGAGCCTGGTGCTCGCGATACTTCACAACAGCATGCGCCTTTTtctgtaataataataataatattaaaataaactgcaTTCCCTGCTTTAAAGCACCTCTTACCTCCGATTCCACCTCCAGTATCAACTCACCGGCAAGTGGCAGCTCTCGCCAGCCGAGGATTTCCACTGGCGTACCTGGAGGAGCCTCTATCATCGGTTGACCATTGTGATCAAATAGTCCACGCACCTTGGCATGTGACAGGCCGCTCACCAAGATCGAACCCTTTCGCAACGTGCCGCGCGAGACAATAGCCGTGGATAGTTTGCCGCGTCGTGGATCCGTCTTGGACTCGACGACGATGCCCTCAACCAGTCCTGTGGGATCTGCTTTAAGGCCCATTAATGTAGCCTGAGTGCTGACAGCTTCAGCCAGCAGCTGCAAGTTGGTGCCCTTGAGAGCTGAAATTGGTATGACTTGGACATCGCCACCGTGCTCCTCCAGCGCCAAGCCCATTTGTGCCAATTCCCGTTTGCTTTTCTCCTAAAACATGAGACATGTTAGTggatattttgtcaaaaagaACTTAAGCGCCTTACAATATTTGCCTCGGGTTTGTCAATCTTGTTTAGCGCCACGATTATGGGCACCAGAGCCTCTTTGGCCAGTTGAATGACCTCGCGAGTTTGGGCCATGACGCCATCCTCGGCAGCCACCACAAGTACAATTATATCGGTTGCAACAGCTCCTCTAGCTCGCATTGCACTAAATGCCGCATGACCCGGCGTATCCAGGAAGGTAACTCTTTCTCCGCTCTCCAGAGTAACTGTGAAGGCGCCAATATGCTGGGTAATACCACCAGCTTCTCCAGCTGCAACATCGGCGCCACGCAGTGAATCCAGCAACGTGGTCTTGCCGTGATCCACATGACCCATCACAGTTACCACAGGCGGACGTTGCTTGAGCAGCTCCGCCGGAGCAGGCGGTCTGGGGGACACATCACGCTCCTTGTGCTCCTCCTCGGCAGCTATTTCAGGCGCGGCGATAACTCGTGTTTTTACGCCAAGTTTCTTTGCAATTTCCTGAATAATCTTAAGATCTTCCAGCTTGGCAGCAGCCTCAATGTTGTCTGCTCCGCGCACATAGAGCATAGCCTCCTGTACATCATctagcagagagagagagagagagagatagccAATGAAACGTTAAAATGTACTCTTACTTGTACTCTCTTAACTTACCCAAAGGTCGTTGCAACGTCTTCGCCAGCTGTGAGACGCTCATGTGTCTCCAAATGTCTATGGCGCTGTTTGCAGGCGCTACATTGTTTGGCTGCAACTTCTTGGGCGAATACTCTATAATTCTAGGGGATTTCTACTTAATTAGTCAGTGTGtttctttcaaaatttcatacatatatctaaATTAAACAGCTTTATATGAAGTCGAATGCAGCATGGTTTGATGATTTGCTTGGCGTGCAACCTTGTGAATATTATTCTTGGTCTCACCTTCTCTTCTGCAGTTTTTCGCCGCTTCAATCTCGTAATGCCGGTGTAAAATTGCCGGTGCCGCAGAGTGCTGCCCAGTTGAAATATTCTATTCACTTTCAACATTTCGCATTAAACCGTTAATTCAGTTGCTTTTACATTTGTGGTTcattgatttcttttaaaaaatcacaATTATTGTGTAATTTACGTGAGTTGGAACAGCTGATTTCCAAATGTGGTTTCAGTACTgtcaacttgttttaatagtcaTACCGCAACAAGAAACGGGCTGGCAGGCTTGGtggccaacttagctattttatagctactTTGGGCTATTTTCCAAATTCGTTTGCTAGAAATATTTAACAGCATTGGTGTGGAAACACTGTTTTGGCCCAAACTTTATAACCCGGTCCAAAGGCTGCCATTTTGGGTACAATGCCAAAAATGGtagcttaaaaattgtatagctTTGTTagataatttcttaatttttaatatagaaatttgtaaattctcgcagagtttttgttagaatttgctgtatttttttatatttattttaagattaaattcGAAACTTCTCTCCCCTTGTGGTGACGAACTTCAAGCCTTCATCAAAATGCttacctttattttatctaatttcgaatttttaactttcataatataattaatttacttaaaagttattgcattttgaaatttgttttacgtaaaatttaaattcttatcgCAGCGCCATCTTGTGTCACATTTATCTTGTATGTTAACATAGTCAGAACACAAGCCTTTCAACTTTTGTTGGCGGTTAAGCGGATTAGCAAAGGCGCAAACCAAACCCGATTTAGTGGAGCCACCACACAGAAGTCAAAGCTTATGTAATGTGATTGTGTCTTGGCTAGAAGCTCACAAAtgttcaatttgatttaaggCCGAGCGTAGTTGTCGACATGATAATTCCAATTAGAAAACAATCCAAATCTTGTTAGAAACTAAGcattaactttattattagtGTTTTCCAACAATTTTTGAGTTTCCTTTTTTAGACATAAGCATATAAttatggaatttaattttttaagtggcTCGCGAAGCTGCTGCGTGTTTGTCAATCAATGCCAATCAAGGCCTTTGTGGCAACTGGGCAGCTTTTGGGTTAGGTTCGGGGGCATGCCGCACATGGTCGAGTTGCTGACTGACACTGAATGCCACTTAATTCGGTTTTGAAGCGAGTTGCATGTCAAAATGATTGCTCTTCTACAAACAGCGCATCTGTGTTTGAATTATGATGGAGCGCGCAAATATTCCagatgcaaatatttgctcaaaactacacacacactcacacacacacacagagtcaCACACGCACGCCAACTTGAAGTGCAACACATAGCGCCAGGAACAGAGCTGGCCAGGAACAGGATGCCCGCAAACTCCCACCATCCAACACCCGCAACCCAACTACACCCTACCCATACCCCAGCCCCTTCCCCACCTCCACCACTTCGTCACCTCCCGACGGCAACTAATGGCAGTGAGCTGTAGCAGCGCTAAGCACTTTTGAAAATGTGTAACCGGCACTGACTGACTTTCTACTCGTATCTGGCTGGGAACGATCCGGGCCAGAAGCAGGACTAGGAGCAGGACCAGGACAAGCGCGGGGCGGGGGCTGCGGCCAGGTCTGACTGTAGCTCGTTTGGCCGGAGCCAACACTTGCCGCTGCCTTCGCTGCCGTTGCTGCAGACATCCGTAGCCGGAAATATGCTTACAAACGTAGCACGTACGGCGTGGCATGGCATACAGGGTGCCCCGGATGCCAGATACACTATGCAAGTCTTTCAACCTGCCCCTCTTTCTACTCCCTGCGCCAGCTGTGCGTTTGTTTGCTCAGCAGCGTAAAAGACGAAGACGCTGCCAGCGATGACGTCGACGCTAGCGTCCtcagcgacagcgacggcgactgcgactgcgacgacgGCGTACAGAactcaaacaaaatataactGTTGGaagaagctgctgctgctgcaacggcagcagcgcGCACAGAAAAAGTTTACAATTTATCTAGTAAAATGTAATTAGGATCCTGGTGCAGGCGCCTCCAACCCCTTAGACAACCCCTACATCCCCTACATACCCGACATCCCTGACAACTCTGAAATCCCTTAGATCCTGGCGGGGCAGgcagagaaacagagagagaaaggggtCTCTCTTTGCTTTAAGTTGCAGCTGGTTTGCTTTAAGTTGCATGAACGAGAACAAGCCGCAATCAGATTAAGTGGCAACCTCTTCCTcagatatatatttctatgtacatatatttgccATATATTCTAATTAAACTATTACTTTATGtatgtttcattttatttatgttcatattgttatatttttatttgcaaatttaattcaaagtGCTTGCagctgcatttcaatttttaacaacaatatttgcatttttagtgTTCTTCTCAAATTGTTTATAGTCTTCATAATACATCTgcaaatcggttcagtttacgtctcttttttttaagctgtAGAAATTGATTTTCCTTCAGTTGGCCACTTGGAAAATGGCGAATGAGAGGGCCGCTTAATAAGTTCCGACTTGCAGTACTTGAGTGGCGTGCAAACTTTTCGAGCAGCCTGCGCATAAGACATGCGCAAGAGCGACTTTTGAAGCGACTcagatacaaacacacacactcacacgcacacgcacactcacatacaGCAAAGAGATAGATGCGGGCACAGCAGCCgctcgctcacacacacacacacacacacacgcagagaAGAAGCGCAGGCAGAgcgacagacacacacacatacacagacacaaataCACGCACACTGTGTAGCCGACGAGGCGGAGCTAAGTAAACAAACATGGCCGAAAATGTTTGTGGCTCATAATCtgatacaaatgcaaatgcgtacgcacacacacacacacacacacacacacacatgcacacacatctGCTTATGTGTTAGTGGAGATGAAGAAATTGAGAGGCAGCTGAAAAACTCTCGCACTGTCTCAGCAGTTCGCTGatattttttgctaatttctttaacttcaacttaaaatatatttgactgCCATTCGCAAGGTGTTAATCACACCGGCCACGTAatcaatttaactaatttatctACTTAGCTATTTTACCGGCTAAGCATGCGATTTGTAATTAGCAATAAGACCAGGAATTTCTTGCCTCATAGTGGAAGTTCAATTCATTAACGAACTCAAAGTTAATAacttcttatttaaatttctaattaaacaacaattatatttttatgttatggGAAAGttgtcttaaaaaattatctacTACCACTTGGCAATATTATTAATcagtaaaatgttaaaatgttaattttgacCAGCTGTTATGTTATACTAACAAATTATGTTTGTTAATCACTAATAAGGTGTGAGCAAGATTTTCGTTCTAGAGAACTTTGAACGCAGTTGGTATAATACTTTAAGagatgtaaaaaatatttgtataatg
The genomic region above belongs to Drosophila innubila isolate TH190305 chromosome 3R unlocalized genomic scaffold, UK_Dinn_1.0 2_E_3R, whole genome shotgun sequence and contains:
- the LOC117791839 gene encoding translation initiation factor IF-2, mitochondrial — protein: MLKVNRIFQLGSTLRHRQFYTGITRLKRRKTAEEKKSPRIIEYSPKKLQPNNVAPANSAIDIWRHMSVSQLAKTLQRPLDDVQEAMLYVRGADNIEAAAKLEDLKIIQEIAKKLGVKTRVIAAPEIAAEEEHKERDVSPRPPAPAELLKQRPPVVTVMGHVDHGKTTLLDSLRGADVAAGEAGGITQHIGAFTVTLESGERVTFLDTPGHAAFSAMRARGAVATDIIVLVVAAEDGVMAQTREVIQLAKEALVPIIVALNKIDKPEANIEKSKRELAQMGLALEEHGGDVQVIPISALKGTNLQLLAEAVSTQATLMGLKADPTGLVEGIVVESKTDPRRGKLSTAIVSRGTLRKGSILVSGLSHAKVRGLFDHNGQPMIEAPPGTPVEILGWRELPLAGELILEVESEKKAHAVVKYREHQAQQEKIESSSDEIRKKEEEHQAKYRAEREARRLAGRFRVRGGQRVKQVDPNDGCPRVSVIIKGDVHGSVEALLDVLETYNSNDRCRLDIVHYGVGNVTEGDLELAKAFNAIIYAFSVETPQPKLARDVTVKSYNVIYHLIDDLKEQLSSKLPSVEVEEQLGEANVLQHFFINEGRKEIPVAGCRCTKGVLKKSQRFRLLRDGEIIYDGALESMRHLKNEVDSIKKDVECGLRLKDTKVLPQAGDTLQCYTTHMEAQQTDWDPGF